The sequence ACCCGCCCTTCCCCGAGTGGCTCCCGGACGGGAGCGGCTTTCTCTGGGTCACCGAGCGCAACGGCGGCCCCGAATTGGAGCTGCACAACGCGGACGGCGCCCTCGCGCGCTCGCTGGTGAAGCCCGAGGCCGGCTTCCGCGCCTTCGTGCGCTACCTCGCCACGGAGGACACGCTGTACTTCGCCGGCGGCCCCAACCCCACCGAGCGCTACCTCTGGCGCGTGACGAAGGGCGGCGCTCCCACGCGCGTCACGTCCGGCGGTCCGGCGCTCGAGGGCGCCCGCGTGAGCGAGAAGGGCGGCGTCCTCGTCCTCTACACCGAGGGGCCCACCCGCATGCGCCACGCCTATGTCCTCAAGTCAGACGGCTCGCGCGTGGGCGAATTGCCCTCCGTGGCGAAGGAGCCTCCCTTCGTGCCGCGCCTCGAGGTGCGCCAGGTGGGCAAGGAGCGCTTCTGGGCCGCCATCGTCCGCCCGCGTGACTTCAAGCCGGGCGCGAAGCTGCCCGTCATCGTCGACGTGTACGGCGGCGCCATCGCCACCACCGTCCACCAGAGCATGGCGTACACCCTCATGTGGCAGTGGATGGCCGACCAGGGCTTCCTCGTCGTCAGCTTCGACGGGCGCGGCACGCCGCTGAGGGGCAACGCGTGGATGCATGCCGCGAAATACCAGCTCGGCCTGGTGACGGTGGAGGACCAGGTCGCCGCGCTGAAGGCGCTCGCCGAGGAGGTGCCCGAGGTGGACCTGCAGCGCGTGGGCATCACCGGCTGGAGCAACGGCGGCTACATCAGCGCGCTCGCGGTGATGACCCGTCCGGACGTCTTCAAGGCCGCGGTGGCCGGCGCCCTGGTGGCGGACTGGCGCGACTACGACACCCACGTCTCCGAGCGCCTCCTCGGCCTGCCCGACGAGCACCCGGAGGCCTATGAGCGCACCTCGCTGCTCACCTACGCGAAGAAGGACGCGCCCATGGGCCGGCTGCTCATCGTCCACGGCACCGCGGACGACAACGTCTACTTCTTCCACGCGCTGAAGCTGTCGGACGCGCTCTTCCGCGCCGGCAAGCCGCACGAGCTGCTGCCCCTCAGCGGCTTCACGCACATGGTGGGGGACCCCGCCGTCAACCAACGCCTCCAGGAGCGGCTGATGCGCCACTTCAAGGACTCCCTGGGGTCCGTTCCGGGCACCGCGTCTCGCTGAAACACAAATGCTCACGGGTGAGCACTGCGCGGGGGAGGTGCACCCCGGGACAGGCTCGCATCCGTATGGACATGGCACTCTTTCCCTACCGCACGCCTCGTGTCCGCAGGTCATGGCGCGGCGCGCGCCAGGGGAAAGCCGATGGCGGGTCTGTCTTCACTCCCAGGGGCCGCCCTGGCATGGACGCCTCATGCCGGGAGCCCGGCGCCCTGCCTCCTCTTCGAGCCGGTGAGGGGCCCGGCCGGCGAGGTCCTCGACTTCCATTGGACGTCGCACAACGCGGCGGCCGGGGACGTGGTGCGCGACTGGGGGTTGGACGCGCACCTGTCCCGCTGGGCCGCGGATGGTGTGCGCGGGCTGGAGGTGGAGGCCTGCGTGCGCCTGGGCACCACCGGCGTGCCGCTGTCCGTCCCGCTGCGCGTGCGGCGCGAGGGGGTGGACGCGCGCTTCCTGGCGGTCGCGGTGAAGGAGGGCGAGGGCTTCGCGCTCTGGCTCCTTCCGCCCGTGGAGGAGGACGCGCAGGCCCTGCGCGAGACATTGGAGCGCGAGCGCGAGGCCCGGCGCAAGGCCGAGGCCGCGCTGGAGGCCGCCAGCGCCCTGCGCGCCCGTGAGGAATTGCTGCGGCTGGCGCTCTCCACCGCGCGCATGGTGGCGTGGGAGTGGACGGAGGCGCGCCGCGCCGTCACCTGGTCCCAAGAGGCGGACGCCTTCTTCGGGCAGCCGCCGGGCACGCTGGGCAGCTCGCTGCCGGGCTTCCTGTCGTGCGTGGTGGTGGAGGACCGGCCCCGCGTGGCGCGCGGAATCGAACAGGCGCTTGCTGCTGACGGGCCGTACACCCTCAAGTTCCGCTGCCGCCATGCGGACGGCTCCACGCACTGGTACGAGGCCGTGGGGCAGGGCGTGCGCGACGGCGAGCGCGCGCACCGCATGGTGGGAGTCGTGTCGGACTGCACCGAGCGCGAGCAGGCCGAGGCCGTGCTGCGCGAGGCCGAGGAGCGCTACCGGCTGGCCGCGCGTGCGACCCATGACATCCTGTGGGACTGGGAGCTCGCCGCCGGCACCGTGCGCTGGGAGGCCAGCCCCGACGGGTTGTTCGGCTACGGCTCGGAGCCGTCCCGCCACGGGCTGGACTGGTGGCAGGCGCGCGTGCACCCCGACGAGCGCGAGGCGGTGGCCGCGGGGCTGCGTGACTTCGTGGCCTCCACGAGCGCCACGTGGCAGGCGGAGTACCGCTTCCAGCGCGGCGATGGCTCCTGGGCCCACGTCCTGGACCGGGGCGTGCTGGCGCGCGACGCGGTGGGCCGGCCGGTGCGGATGATTGGCTCCATGATGGACATCACCGAGCGCCACCGGGCCCTGGAGCGCCTGTCCGAGGAGGCCCGCTTCCGCGAACGTTTCATCGGCATCCTCGGGCATGACCTCCGCAACCCGCTGAATGCCATCTCCCTGTCCGCCAGGGCCATCCGCCGTCGCTCGCCGCACACCTCCCAGCCGCAGCAGCTGGCCCAGCGAATCGAGACGAGCGCGGCGCGGATGGGGACGATGATTTCAGACATCCTCGACCTCACCCGCGCGAGGCTGTCCGGCGGCATTCCGCTGAACGTGGCCCCCGCCAACCTGGCCACGCTGTGCCGTCAGGTGGTGGAGGAGCTGTCCGCCGCGTGGCCGGACCGTCACATTGCACTCGATGTAGACGGCCCCGCGGACGGTGTCTGGGATGCGGACCGGCTGGCGCAGGTGGTGAGCAATCTCGTCGGCAACGCGCTGGAGCACGGCGCGCAGGACGCGCCGGTGATGATGCGTTGCGAGACGCAGGACACCTGGCTCGTCCTCGAGGTCCACAACCCCGGTGCCCCCATTCCCGCGCCGCAGCTCGCCACGCTGTTCGACCCGTTCCGCCAGGCTGGAACGGCGCGCGAGAAGGGCCGCCGTCGGGGTGGTTTGGGACTCGGCCTATTCATCGTGAGAGAGATTGTCCAGGCCCATGGAGGCAGCGTGCACGTCAGCTCGTCCGAGCGCGACGGCACCACCTTCACGGTGTCGCTGCCGCGGGACGCGCGGCAGGTGCGTGCGCCGTCTCACGCGGCGCGCGGTCCGTGAAACATCACTGAGTCATTCAAGACGCAATCGTTCTCCGCGTGTCTGTCTTTTGACGGAGCGTCACGCGGCACACGCCGTTCGTGTTTGTTGTTGGACCGAGCGGAGCCATCTGCACGCGGGGACACCTGTCAGCCCGAGAGGGAAGGACTACCGGTTGTCGTGTCCGCACTCATCGCGGTCACCCCCAACGCGGAGGCATTCCCATGCGCTACCCCATCTCGCAGACCTCTCCCCACTTCGAGGTCACCCGCAGCCAGAGCCGCCACCCGCGCGGATGGGGCTGGGTGCCCGTACTGCTATGCGTCGCGGCCGTCGGCTGTGGCCCCGCGGAGCCGGGCATCGCCCTGGAGAACGAGTCCCTCGGCACCCACGAAGACGGAATGCTGTCCACGAACGGCCTTTCCACCAACGGCCTCTCCACGAACGGCCTCTCCACCAACGGCCTGTCGACGAATGGCCTCTCCACCAACGGCCTGTCCACCAATGGCCTGTCGACCAATGGCCTGTCGACGAATGGTTTCAGCACCTGGTTCGGAACGGACCCCGCGAAGGCGGACGAGGTGATGCGTTACATCGCCCGCTGCGCGATGACGCCGAGCCAGACGCTGACGTACACGTACGGAGGCACCACGTACTCGTGGACGGGCGTGCTGGGGCTGGCGCCGGGCTGGGCGGGCGGTTCCCCGGCGACGCTGTCGGAGCAGCAGGTGGTGTCGGGTTGTCTCGCCGCGCACGTGAACAAGTACGGCGTGCACCTCAACATCTCCGTGCTGGGCCGCGACGCGACGAATGCCGTCATCCCCGTCGGCACGGATGAGCTGACGACGTACAACCAGCCGGAGGCGGTGTTCTTCGGCAACCTCTTCAATGGCGAGGGGCTCTTCGTGGCGAACGACGCGGACTACCTCACCTATGACCAGAGCACCGTGCGCGCGTGCGGCCTGTCCGCGTGGGCGGGGGACCCGGACTGCGCCGTGGTCATCAGCCACGTGGGCTCCGCGCGCACCTACTGCACGCTGGACACGTCCCGCACGCACTACACGAAGTGCACGTACAACGGGAAGCAGTACCGCCCCATCACCACCCGCATCCGCTCGCAGGACATCTACCGCTGCGGCGACGGCACCTGCCAGCTCTCCGAGCACTGCGGCACCAGCACCACCGCCGCGAGCTGCCAGTCCGACTGTGGCGTGTGCCCCCCGTGAGCAGGTCCGCTGTCTTCGCAGCACGTTGAGGGGGTAGGGCAGGGGCGTTTCTCGGTGCGGGCGCGTCGCCCACCGGCGAGGGCCGCTCATGGTGCACCGCAGGCGAGCCACTGACCCAGCATCAAGCGCTCGTCCAGGGAGGGGGCGGGCAGAGAAGACAAGGGGGGCATTTCAGAGTTCACCGCATCGGGACCCGCGGCCGTGTGCGCGTCGATGAGCCTCGCCCAGAGGCGCACCGCGCCGGGTGTGTCGAAGTCCACGCCCACCGGAGCCCCCGCGCGCGCCGCCCCCGTCACGCTGGCGCTGTGACACGGCAGGCAGTGCGTCTCCAGGAAGGCCCGGCCGAAGCTCTCCGCCGTGGGGCCTCCTTCCTCGGGACACGCCGCGCCGGACGCCTTCGGGTGCTCTTCGTCACCGCCGTGTGCGTCGGAGCCTCCTCCGCCACAGCCACCACTTCCACCCTCGCTGTTGGTTCCACCATGGCCCAGGCTCAGTCCCGCCAGGACGAGCAGGGGCACGACGCGGGACAGCAGGCGCGGGGACATGGGCAGCCTCCACGAAGCGGGGAGGGGCATGGGTAGGGTCGTGCGTCCAGGTCGGCCAGCGCCCTGGAGGGCCGGGCAGCGTCCCCTTTCTCACGCGCGTTCCGGCGATATGTCCTGAGCGCCGCCACGTTCCCGACCCGAGACACGCAGAGGTGTCCTGCCGTGGGCGGGTGGCCTGGGGCTGCCCGCGCAGTGACTGACACGGCTGCGCGCCGCGACAACTTGCCACAGAGGCCGGGCCGGGCCCCTCTGCTACCCATCATCCTCGTCAGGGTGGTCCCCGCCCACCCGCGTTGGAGGTCGTCGAATGAATGCCGTTCTGAAGTCCGCGTGCTGGTTGTTGCCGTCCATGTTGCTGATGCAGGCCTGTGGCGGTGACAGCACGCGCACCATCCGCTTCAGCCCGCAGGTCCGTGAGCAGCCGCTGTCGTGCAGCACGAGCTACCCGGACATCGGCACCTCGCGCGGCACCATCCAGTTGCTCGACTTCAAGATGTACCTGCGCGACATCACCCTCGTGCGCTCCAACGGTGAGCGCGTGGCGATGAAGCTGGAGCAGGACGGCACGTGGCAGCGCGACAGCATCGCCCTTCTGGACTTCGAGGATGGCACCGGCACCTGTGACACCGGCAGCCCGCAGGTGCGCCGGGAAGTCGTGGGCACCGTGGCGGACCACGACGACTACACGGGCCTGGAGTTCAAGGTGGGCCTTCCCCCGGAGATGAACCACCTGGACGGCGCCACCGCGCCCGCGCCGCTCAACGCGCCCGGCATGTGGTGGAGCTGGCAGGGCGGCTACAAGTTCCTCCGCCTGGACGTGCGCACGGAGGCCAACGAGAGCTACTTCTTCCACCTGGGCGCGGCCGGCTGCAAGGGCTCGGTGGGCGAGGGCTTCACCTGCGCCTCGGACAACCAGGCCCAGGTGACGCTGAGCGGCTTCAACCCGGACAAGAACGAGGTGGTGCTGGACGTGGCCGGCCTCTACTCGGAGTTGGACGTGGAGCACGTGCCGGATGGCACCTCGGACACGCTGGCCGGCTGCATGTCCAGCGCGGCGGACCCGGAGTGCGCGGCCCTCTTCAAGCAGGTGGGCCTCAGCGTGAATGGCAGCGCCCTCGAGCGGCCCGAAACCTTCTTCCGCGTCCGCTGACGTCCGGGCACCACCATGTTCGTCCCCGACCTCCGCGTCTGTCTCACTCGCGGCGCCATGCTGTTCCTCACCCTGGTCGCGGGCTGCGGCTCCGATGACGGCGGCGACACCGCCCCCACCGTGCAGCGCTCGCCGGAATTGGATGCCGTGTCGCTGAAGAGCCAGCGCGGCGGCACCAGCCATGAGGCGGGCAACAACTGCATGACCTGCCATGGGCCCAACGGCACCGCGCCGGGGCGCTTCACGGTGGCGGGCACCGCCGTCACCTCGGCGCGCAAGCCCAACCCGGACGCGACGATTACCCTCTCCACCGCGCCCAATGGCGGAGGCACCGTGGTGCTGACGCTGGAGGCGGACGCGAGCGGCAACTTCTACACGACGCAGGCCGCGCCCTTCCCGGACCAGTCGCTGTACCCGCGCGTCACCAGCCGCGCCACCGCGTCCGTGAATTTCATGCCGTTCCCCACCATGTCGGGCGCCTGTAACGTCTGCCACGTGGGCAGCAACCCCGTCGACCTGGACTAGAGAAGGAGCACGCGAGATGTCCCACGCATGGAAGGTGGGGGCCGTGCTGCTCGCGCTGGCCTCGGGCTGCGGAGACAAGGCCGACGCGCCGCCCGCATATGACTGGCAGCTGCCGGCCGGCTTCCCGGAGCCCTTCGTCCCCGAGGACAACCCCATGTCCGAGGAGAAGGTGCAGCTCGGCCGGCACCTCTTCTACGACACGCGCCTGTCCGGCAACGGCACGCAGGCGTGCGCGAGCTGCCACGAGCAGAAGCGCGCCTTCACCGACGGGCGCGCGACACC comes from Pyxidicoccus parkwaysis and encodes:
- a CDS encoding S9 family peptidase, producing the protein MRYLLAALVLLSTSAGAQPKSPPPSAPAEDSFLRQYSETQGFRFGRPGLTAITPDEKTVLFLRAQPPSNAQTLFAFDVATGETRELLTPQALLKGVEETLSPEEKARRERMRLMASGFTSFALSPDGTQLRLGLSGRLYVVERASGKVTELKSGPGAIDPQFSPDGRQVAYVRDNDVYRLDLASQTESRVTRGGTPEKTHGLAEFLAQEEMGRFSGFWWSPDSKLIAYAESDTSQVEQFSIVDVMHPEAGARRFPYPRAGKANAKVRLGLTPATGGKTTWVDWDANKYPYLATVVWPEKGPLTLLVQNRLQTEEQLLAVDAKTGRTRVLLTEKVKDDAWLDLHPPFPEWLPDGSGFLWVTERNGGPELELHNADGALARSLVKPEAGFRAFVRYLATEDTLYFAGGPNPTERYLWRVTKGGAPTRVTSGGPALEGARVSEKGGVLVLYTEGPTRMRHAYVLKSDGSRVGELPSVAKEPPFVPRLEVRQVGKERFWAAIVRPRDFKPGAKLPVIVDVYGGAIATTVHQSMAYTLMWQWMADQGFLVVSFDGRGTPLRGNAWMHAAKYQLGLVTVEDQVAALKALAEEVPEVDLQRVGITGWSNGGYISALAVMTRPDVFKAAVAGALVADWRDYDTHVSERLLGLPDEHPEAYERTSLLTYAKKDAPMGRLLIVHGTADDNVYFFHALKLSDALFRAGKPHELLPLSGFTHMVGDPAVNQRLQERLMRHFKDSLGSVPGTASR
- a CDS encoding sensor histidine kinase, which translates into the protein MRGPAGEVLDFHWTSHNAAAGDVVRDWGLDAHLSRWAADGVRGLEVEACVRLGTTGVPLSVPLRVRREGVDARFLAVAVKEGEGFALWLLPPVEEDAQALRETLEREREARRKAEAALEAASALRAREELLRLALSTARMVAWEWTEARRAVTWSQEADAFFGQPPGTLGSSLPGFLSCVVVEDRPRVARGIEQALAADGPYTLKFRCRHADGSTHWYEAVGQGVRDGERAHRMVGVVSDCTEREQAEAVLREAEERYRLAARATHDILWDWELAAGTVRWEASPDGLFGYGSEPSRHGLDWWQARVHPDEREAVAAGLRDFVASTSATWQAEYRFQRGDGSWAHVLDRGVLARDAVGRPVRMIGSMMDITERHRALERLSEEARFRERFIGILGHDLRNPLNAISLSARAIRRRSPHTSQPQQLAQRIETSAARMGTMISDILDLTRARLSGGIPLNVAPANLATLCRQVVEELSAAWPDRHIALDVDGPADGVWDADRLAQVVSNLVGNALEHGAQDAPVMMRCETQDTWLVLEVHNPGAPIPAPQLATLFDPFRQAGTAREKGRRRGGLGLGLFIVREIVQAHGGSVHVSSSERDGTTFTVSLPRDARQVRAPSHAARGP
- a CDS encoding MbnP family copper-binding protein: MNAVLKSACWLLPSMLLMQACGGDSTRTIRFSPQVREQPLSCSTSYPDIGTSRGTIQLLDFKMYLRDITLVRSNGERVAMKLEQDGTWQRDSIALLDFEDGTGTCDTGSPQVRREVVGTVADHDDYTGLEFKVGLPPEMNHLDGATAPAPLNAPGMWWSWQGGYKFLRLDVRTEANESYFFHLGAAGCKGSVGEGFTCASDNQAQVTLSGFNPDKNEVVLDVAGLYSELDVEHVPDGTSDTLAGCMSSAADPECAALFKQVGLSVNGSALERPETFFRVR